The nucleotide window GTCGACTCGGAGAGCAAGGAACCCAGTGTCGTCTATCGGCGGCACGCCTACGACTACGGTGTCATCCGCCTGGTGACGGACCCGCTCGCCGCTGACGAAGCAGGCGGCGCGGGCGGTGCGCTCGGCGGCTGACGTCAGCAATGCCGCGGTGCCCCTGGAGCGTCTGTGCGCCCCCAGGGGCACCCGTGTGCGGCAACTGGATCACCGTTCCGGCGTCCAGGCATGAAAGCATGGCGTCCCAGGCCAACCGGGGCTCCACGAGCTGCTGTTGGCGGACAGTTTGTGGACGACAGGCCGCGGCCTTCAGGGGGAGCAACGATGGCGAACACCTTCGGGCCCGTGCGCGATGCGAATGACGCCTACGGTGCGACCGGTGCGGGCTCCGACGCGGACAACGGCAGTGGCTCCCGTAAGGAGCCCATCCGGGTTCTTGTGGTCGACGACCACGCGCTCTTCCGCAGAGGTCTCGAGATCGTCCTCGCGCAGGAAGAGGACATCCAGGTCGTCGGCGAGGCCGGCGACGGGGCGGAAGCCGTGGACAAGGCGGCCGATCTGCTGCCCGACATCGTGCTGATGGACGTGCGGATGCCCAAGCGCGGCGGTATCGAGGCGTGCACCTCCATCAAGGAGGTGGCTCCCAGCGCGAAGATCATCATGCTGACGATCAGCGACGAGGAGGCCGATCTCTACGACGCCATCAAGGCGGGCGCGACCGGATATCTCCTCAAGGAGATCTCC belongs to Streptomyces finlayi and includes:
- a CDS encoding response regulator, which produces MANTFGPVRDANDAYGATGAGSDADNGSGSRKEPIRVLVVDDHALFRRGLEIVLAQEEDIQVVGEAGDGAEAVDKAADLLPDIVLMDVRMPKRGGIEACTSIKEVAPSAKIIMLTISDEEADLYDAIKAGATGYLLKEISTDEVATAIRAVADGQSQISPSMASKLLTEFKSMIQRTDERRLVPAPRLTERELEVLKLVATGMNNRDIAKALFISENTVKNHVRNILEKLQLHSRMEAVVYAMREKILEIR